The Rhizobium etli 8C-3 genome has a segment encoding these proteins:
- a CDS encoding DJ-1/PfpI family protein: MPGKKILMLTGDFTEEYEIFVYQQAMEAVGHTVHVVCPDKKAGDILKTSLHDFEGDQTYTEKLGHNVVINKTFSEAEAQLDEYHAVYCAGGRGPEYIRTDKRVQTIVRHFHETQKPIFTICHGVQILIAVDGVVRGRKVGGLGACEPEVTLAGGTYVDLSPTEAYVDGTMVSAKGWTALAAFIRECLKVLGTEIRHA, translated from the coding sequence ATGCCAGGCAAGAAAATCCTGATGCTCACCGGCGATTTCACCGAGGAGTACGAAATCTTCGTCTATCAGCAGGCCATGGAGGCCGTCGGCCACACGGTGCACGTCGTCTGCCCCGATAAGAAGGCAGGCGATATACTGAAGACGTCGCTGCACGACTTCGAAGGCGACCAGACCTATACGGAAAAGCTCGGACACAACGTCGTCATCAACAAGACCTTTTCGGAGGCCGAGGCGCAACTCGACGAATACCACGCCGTCTACTGCGCGGGCGGTCGCGGGCCCGAGTACATTCGCACCGACAAGCGCGTTCAGACGATCGTCCGCCACTTCCATGAAACGCAAAAGCCGATCTTCACTATCTGCCACGGCGTCCAGATCCTGATCGCCGTCGATGGCGTCGTGCGCGGCAGGAAGGTGGGCGGGCTCGGCGCTTGCGAGCCGGAAGTGACGCTGGCCGGCGGCACCTATGTGGATCTGTCGCCGACGGAAGCTTATGTTGATGGCACGATGGTATCAGCCAAGGGCTGGACGGCACTCGCCGCCTTCATCCGCGAATGCCTGAAGGTTCTCGGCACGGAGATCCGTCACGCCTGA
- a CDS encoding iron-containing alcohol dehydrogenase: MSLFAVLRLPREILFGVGQRHALAGVAGRTGQRALVCTDGRFAATPVFAETIAALKAAGIVVLVYDQTLPDVPRDTVAGCVEAARGFGPDMLIGIGGGSCLDMAKCASLLLAHGGGLGDYYGEFKVPGPVLPVIAVPTTAGTGSEVTPVAVVSDPDRTLKVGISSPYLIAAAAICDPELTLSCPPQLTAIAGADALTHAIEAFTAMRHPGDPELAQQHVFVGKSDLSDQFALHAIRLLGRSLEKAFVDGSDIDARADVMMGALAAGCAFGTAGTAAAHAVQYPVGAVTHTAHGLGVATMLPYVMTYNRRVAAAEIALVGRALGLDPAGLEGQETLADAAIGEVCRLFAAIGISPTLAGLGLPEDRLGWAAEQALGIARLIKNNPRSLDAADMRGLVRAAYDGDLAASAL, encoded by the coding sequence ATGAGCCTGTTTGCCGTCTTGAGGCTGCCGCGCGAAATTCTGTTCGGCGTAGGCCAGCGCCATGCCCTGGCTGGTGTCGCCGGTAGGACCGGCCAGCGCGCGCTCGTCTGCACCGATGGTCGTTTTGCCGCGACGCCCGTCTTCGCTGAAACGATCGCCGCGCTCAAAGCCGCCGGTATCGTGGTACTGGTGTATGACCAGACGTTGCCGGACGTGCCGCGCGATACGGTCGCCGGTTGCGTGGAGGCTGCGCGCGGCTTTGGTCCCGACATGCTGATCGGCATCGGCGGTGGCAGTTGCCTCGACATGGCGAAATGCGCCTCCCTGCTGCTTGCCCATGGCGGCGGGCTCGGTGATTACTATGGTGAGTTCAAGGTGCCGGGACCCGTCCTGCCTGTCATTGCCGTGCCGACGACTGCAGGCACCGGCTCCGAGGTCACGCCCGTTGCGGTCGTCTCCGATCCAGACCGCACGCTGAAGGTCGGAATCTCGAGCCCGTATCTCATCGCCGCAGCGGCGATCTGCGACCCGGAACTTACTCTCTCCTGCCCGCCGCAACTCACGGCGATCGCGGGCGCGGATGCGCTGACGCATGCCATCGAAGCGTTCACGGCCATGCGCCACCCCGGCGATCCTGAACTCGCGCAGCAGCATGTCTTCGTCGGCAAGAGCGATCTCTCCGATCAGTTCGCCCTTCATGCCATCAGGCTCCTCGGCCGGAGCCTGGAAAAGGCCTTCGTCGACGGCTCTGACATCGATGCGCGCGCCGATGTGATGATGGGCGCGCTTGCGGCAGGCTGCGCCTTCGGCACGGCGGGCACCGCTGCGGCCCATGCGGTGCAGTATCCGGTCGGTGCCGTGACCCATACGGCGCACGGCCTCGGGGTCGCCACCATGCTGCCCTACGTGATGACCTATAATCGCCGCGTCGCCGCTGCGGAGATCGCTCTTGTCGGTAGGGCGCTCGGCCTCGACCCAGCCGGCCTGGAGGGCCAGGAGACACTTGCCGATGCGGCGATCGGCGAAGTATGCCGGCTTTTCGCCGCGATCGGCATCTCGCCGACGCTCGCCGGGCTCGGCCTGCCGGAAGACCGCCTTGGCTGGGCCGCCGAACAGGCGCTCGGCATCGCTCGGCTGATCAAGAACAATCCGCGCTCCCTCGATGCAGCCGACATGCGTGGCCTCGTTCGCGCCGCCTATGACGGCGACCTGGCCGCTTCCGCCCTCTAA
- a CDS encoding cupin domain-containing protein yields the protein MAKDGYFIYPKDVSAFGFDWGRLSLTVAPEVNGSSRFSGGVVDLPSGQGHARHNHPGAEEIIFVIRGEGEQMVEDENGNPITTKVGPGCTVYVPESRFHSTKNTGAGPMQLFVVYSPAGPELALRELPDFRLLPPGS from the coding sequence ATGGCAAAAGACGGGTATTTCATCTATCCAAAGGATGTCAGCGCCTTCGGATTTGACTGGGGCAGGCTGTCGCTGACGGTGGCGCCGGAAGTCAACGGTTCCAGCCGTTTTTCCGGTGGTGTCGTCGACCTGCCGAGTGGCCAGGGACATGCCCGCCACAATCATCCGGGTGCGGAAGAGATCATCTTCGTCATCCGTGGGGAGGGCGAGCAGATGGTTGAGGACGAAAACGGCAATCCGATCACGACGAAGGTTGGGCCTGGCTGCACCGTCTATGTTCCCGAAAGCCGCTTCCATTCGACGAAAAATACCGGCGCCGGGCCCATGCAGCTCTTCGTCGTCTATTCGCCGGCGGGGCCGGAGCTTGCGCTGCGCGAGCTGCCGGACTTTCGCCTGCTGCCGCCGGGCTCCTGA
- a CDS encoding Ldh family oxidoreductase: MRLTEAAALALATRLLEEHGAPRDHAVLQARVLVTADMKGHPSHGLRRLPRLVERIKRGLVDPQMKGTQRWRADAVMEVEGSSGFGPVVAMAAIERLAPHIPDLGIGLVVVRNANHLGMLAHYVEAIAAMGFVGIALSSTESLVHPFGGTRAMLGTNPVAIAVPTAAEPLVLDLATSLVPMGRIHHHAATGRPLAEGWARDAEGHPTTDPVRAKAGAIAPFGDAKGYGLGIAMELLVAALAGSALAPDVRGTLDSHFPCNKGDVFILIEPSLAPGLPARLSAYLDAVRASPPAEAGAPVLVPGDRARGRRAAASRDGFDIDQRLWEDLNALSSSRVLAFEGLRS; the protein is encoded by the coding sequence ATGCGCTTAACCGAAGCGGCAGCCCTTGCGCTCGCCACTCGCCTGCTGGAAGAGCACGGCGCGCCGCGTGACCACGCGGTCCTGCAGGCACGTGTCCTGGTGACGGCCGACATGAAGGGGCACCCTTCACATGGCCTGCGCCGCCTTCCGCGACTGGTCGAGCGGATCAAGCGCGGGCTGGTTGACCCTCAGATGAAGGGCACGCAGCGCTGGCGGGCGGATGCGGTGATGGAGGTGGAGGGTTCTTCGGGGTTCGGTCCTGTGGTCGCCATGGCGGCGATCGAGCGGCTGGCACCCCACATTCCCGATCTGGGCATTGGCCTCGTCGTCGTGCGCAATGCGAACCACCTGGGCATGCTCGCCCATTATGTGGAGGCCATCGCCGCGATGGGTTTCGTCGGCATCGCGCTGTCGTCGACTGAGTCGCTGGTTCATCCCTTTGGCGGCACGCGGGCCATGCTCGGCACCAATCCCGTCGCGATCGCCGTGCCGACGGCCGCCGAACCGCTCGTGCTGGATCTCGCCACCAGCCTGGTGCCGATGGGCAGGATCCATCATCACGCGGCGACCGGCAGGCCCCTTGCCGAAGGATGGGCGCGCGATGCGGAGGGCCACCCGACGACTGATCCGGTTCGTGCCAAGGCCGGCGCGATTGCGCCCTTCGGCGACGCGAAGGGCTACGGCCTCGGCATCGCCATGGAATTACTGGTGGCAGCCCTTGCCGGCTCGGCGCTCGCGCCTGATGTGCGCGGCACATTGGACAGCCATTTTCCATGCAACAAGGGCGACGTCTTCATATTGATCGAGCCCAGTCTGGCGCCCGGACTGCCAGCCCGGCTATCGGCCTATCTCGATGCCGTGCGGGCCTCACCGCCGGCAGAGGCAGGCGCGCCGGTTCTGGTGCCGGGCGATCGTGCCCGAGGCCGGCGGGCAGCGGCCAGCCGCGACGGTTTCGATATCGACCAGCGCCTCTGGGAAGACCTCAACGCGCTTTCCAGCTCCCGCGTTCTGGCCTTTGAAGGACTAAGATCATGA
- a CDS encoding Tm-1-like ATP-binding domain-containing protein — translation MKNIYVVATADTKGEELDYLAACVEAAGGDVVRVDVGTRQPATAVDISAETVAACHPGGVGAVLAGDDRGRAVEAMGIAFSRFLAERQDIAGVIGIGGGGGTSIVTAGMRNLPLGLPKVMVSTLASGDVAPYVDVSDIVMMPSVTDMAGLNRLSRVILHNAAQAITAMATRPAEVTASKPALGLTMFGVTTPAVTAMVERLKADYDCLVFHATGTGGRTMEKLADSGLVCGVLDITTTEVCDLLFGGVLPATSDRFGAIARSRLPYVGSVGALDMVNFWAPKTVPGHYADRLFYRHNPNVTLMRTTSAECAQIGRWIGEKLNLCQGPVRFLIPERGVSALDIEGGAFFDPQADAALFAALEATVKPTAARRIIRLPLHINDPQFAEAAVAAYRDIANP, via the coding sequence ATGAAGAACATCTACGTCGTCGCAACGGCCGACACGAAGGGCGAGGAGCTCGATTACCTGGCCGCTTGCGTCGAGGCGGCGGGCGGTGATGTCGTGCGCGTCGATGTCGGCACCCGCCAGCCGGCGACCGCCGTCGATATCAGTGCCGAGACGGTTGCCGCCTGCCATCCGGGTGGCGTTGGAGCCGTCCTTGCCGGCGACGACCGCGGCAGGGCGGTCGAGGCGATGGGCATTGCCTTCTCGCGCTTTCTCGCCGAGCGCCAGGACATCGCCGGCGTCATCGGCATCGGCGGAGGCGGTGGCACCTCGATCGTCACCGCAGGCATGCGCAATTTGCCGCTCGGCCTGCCCAAGGTGATGGTCTCGACGCTGGCGTCGGGCGATGTCGCTCCCTATGTCGATGTTTCCGACATCGTGATGATGCCCTCGGTCACCGACATGGCGGGCCTGAACCGGCTGAGCCGGGTCATCCTGCACAATGCAGCCCAGGCCATCACGGCCATGGCCACCCGGCCAGCTGAGGTGACGGCATCGAAACCGGCCCTCGGGCTTACGATGTTCGGGGTAACGACACCTGCAGTAACCGCAATGGTCGAGCGCCTCAAGGCGGACTACGACTGCCTGGTCTTCCACGCCACCGGCACGGGCGGGCGCACGATGGAGAAGCTTGCAGACAGCGGCCTCGTCTGCGGTGTGCTCGACATCACGACCACCGAGGTCTGCGACCTGCTTTTCGGTGGCGTCCTGCCTGCCACCTCGGACCGTTTCGGCGCAATCGCCCGCTCACGCCTGCCCTATGTCGGCTCCGTCGGCGCGCTGGACATGGTCAATTTCTGGGCGCCGAAGACGGTACCGGGGCACTATGCCGACCGGCTCTTCTACCGCCACAACCCGAACGTCACGCTGATGCGCACCACGTCCGCCGAATGTGCGCAGATCGGGCGCTGGATCGGCGAGAAGCTCAATCTCTGCCAAGGCCCCGTTCGCTTCCTCATTCCCGAAAGGGGCGTCTCGGCCCTCGATATCGAAGGTGGTGCATTCTTCGACCCGCAAGCCGACGCCGCGCTCTTTGCCGCGCTGGAGGCGACCGTGAAGCCGACGGCGGCGCGACGCATCATCCGCCTACCGCTGCATATCAATGACCCGCAATTCGCCGAAGCCGCGGTTGCGGCCTATCGCGACATCGCCAACCCTTGA
- a CDS encoding M24 family metallopeptidase → MPPFDTAKLDGLMEEAGIDVIVATSKHNTQYLMGGYKFIFFMAMDAIGHSRYLPVVVYERGAPDHAAYLGNRMEGGEHQNNPFWTPTVHTATWGTIDAAALAVEHLKKIGKASTRIGIEPAFLPSDARDGLVAGLKGASFVDATHTLERLRAIKTPDELSKLRTASELITEAMKATIAGAREGSTKAQIIEQLRREETNRGLHFEYCLLTLGSSHNRAASPQAWEKGEVLSIDSGGNYHGYIGDLCRMGVLGEPDDELEDLLAEVDAIQQKAFARVRAGAFGREMIEAAEAELKASPSAAFTDFFCHGMGLISHEAPFLMTNHPVTYEGIDAERPLEANMVLSVETTMLHPRRGFIKLEDTLAVTEGGYEMFGSTGRGWNRGGA, encoded by the coding sequence ATGCCGCCGTTCGATACGGCCAAGCTCGACGGGCTCATGGAGGAGGCGGGCATCGACGTCATCGTCGCTACCTCGAAGCACAACACCCAATATCTGATGGGCGGCTACAAGTTCATCTTCTTTATGGCCATGGATGCCATCGGCCATAGCCGGTACCTGCCCGTCGTCGTCTACGAAAGGGGCGCACCTGACCACGCGGCCTATCTCGGCAACCGAATGGAAGGCGGCGAGCACCAGAACAACCCATTCTGGACACCGACCGTGCACACGGCGACCTGGGGCACGATCGATGCCGCAGCACTTGCCGTCGAACATCTGAAAAAGATTGGCAAGGCGAGCACGCGCATCGGGATCGAGCCGGCATTCCTGCCGTCGGATGCCCGCGATGGGCTTGTCGCCGGGCTAAAGGGCGCCAGTTTCGTCGATGCGACGCATACGCTCGAGCGCCTGCGCGCGATCAAGACGCCGGACGAGCTTTCCAAGCTGCGAACGGCTTCCGAACTTATCACGGAAGCGATGAAGGCGACGATCGCCGGCGCCCGGGAGGGCTCGACGAAGGCGCAGATCATCGAGCAGCTCCGGCGCGAGGAGACGAACCGCGGGCTCCACTTCGAATATTGCCTGCTGACGCTCGGCTCCAGCCACAACCGCGCGGCCTCGCCGCAGGCCTGGGAGAAGGGCGAGGTCCTGTCGATCGATTCGGGCGGGAATTATCACGGTTATATTGGCGACCTCTGCCGCATGGGCGTGCTGGGCGAGCCGGATGACGAACTCGAGGATTTGCTCGCCGAGGTTGACGCGATCCAGCAAAAGGCTTTTGCAAGGGTCCGCGCTGGCGCTTTCGGCCGCGAGATGATCGAGGCGGCCGAGGCGGAACTGAAGGCATCGCCTTCTGCGGCCTTCACCGATTTCTTCTGTCACGGTATGGGCCTGATCAGCCACGAGGCGCCGTTCCTGATGACCAATCACCCGGTCACCTACGAGGGCATCGATGCGGAGCGGCCGCTGGAGGCAAACATGGTACTGTCGGTGGAGACGACCATGCTTCATCCGAGGCGCGGCTTCATCAAGCTGGAGGATACGCTCGCCGTCACCGAAGGGGGCTACGAGATGTTCGGCAGCACGGGCCGAGGCTGGAACCGCGGCGGCGCGTGA
- a CDS encoding GntR family transcriptional regulator: MISTRPNEPSVATTQIQRANSLAGDVYEAIFNQLMSLKIAPGARITVDNLVKEFNVSHTPIREALGRLEGEGLVVKQHLIGYRAAPQITHQRFDELYELRLLLEPPGAAKAAQAMNDERLAILTEAAGVMTRRDNRDERANYSTFARQDAIFHDRIMEFAGNELIREMLTFQHTHFHIFRLMFHRRVTEEALGEHQTLLDAFAARDPEAAANAMRIHIEHSRDRLLPAFDET, translated from the coding sequence ATGATTTCGACGAGACCCAACGAACCTTCAGTGGCCACGACCCAGATACAGCGCGCCAACAGCCTGGCCGGCGACGTCTACGAAGCGATCTTCAACCAGCTCATGTCGTTGAAGATCGCCCCGGGTGCGCGCATCACGGTCGATAACCTGGTCAAGGAGTTCAACGTCTCCCACACTCCGATCCGCGAAGCACTCGGCCGGCTAGAGGGCGAGGGTCTCGTCGTCAAGCAGCATCTCATCGGCTATCGTGCCGCACCCCAGATCACGCACCAGCGCTTCGACGAACTCTACGAACTCCGCTTGCTGCTTGAGCCCCCCGGCGCTGCGAAGGCAGCCCAGGCGATGAACGACGAAAGGCTTGCGATCCTGACGGAGGCCGCAGGCGTGATGACGCGTCGTGACAACAGGGACGAGCGGGCCAACTATTCGACCTTCGCCCGCCAGGACGCCATCTTCCACGACCGCATCATGGAATTTGCCGGCAATGAACTGATCCGCGAGATGCTGACATTCCAGCACACGCATTTCCATATCTTCCGCCTGATGTTCCATCGACGCGTGACCGAGGAGGCGCTCGGCGAGCATCAGACGCTGCTCGATGCTTTCGCGGCTCGCGACCCCGAAGCCGCGGCGAACGCAATGCGCATTCATATCGAACACTCGCGCGACCGGCTGCTGCCAGCATTCGACGAAACATGA
- a CDS encoding NAD-dependent succinate-semialdehyde dehydrogenase: MNVNHNPSHPDHDRFGFGSFSYGLYIGGAWRQAAGEGQIQVIDPSTEALIGAVPDATVADAAAAVEAAAGATECWRETPPRKRSEILRRCFELMVERSETLASLISLENGKALRDARGEVAYAAEFFRWYAEEAVRISGEFGVAPSGANRIVVDYQPIGICVLVTPWNFPAAMATRKIAPALAAGCTVILKPASETPLTAYALASLYQEAGVPPGVVNVLTTSTPGPVTAAMLADPRVRKLSFTGSTGVGRTLLAEAAKNVISCSMELGGNAPFVVFDDADLDAAIEGLLVAKMRNAGEACTAANRIYVQSGVYDVFAERFTQRMAALRMGPGVDLDTECGPMITRKAVEKIDRLVADAISKGARALCGGQAPAGRGFFYPPTVLVDISPASDMRHEEIFGPVAPLYRFESEAEVVAVANDTEYGLAAYIYTRDIGRGMRVASKVEAGMIALNRGLVSDPAAPFGGVKQSGLGREGGQRHGIAEFMEAKYIATSF, from the coding sequence ATGAACGTCAACCACAATCCTTCGCATCCCGACCACGATCGCTTCGGGTTCGGCTCGTTCTCCTACGGCCTCTATATTGGCGGCGCCTGGCGGCAGGCTGCGGGCGAGGGTCAAATTCAGGTGATCGATCCCTCGACCGAGGCACTCATTGGCGCCGTGCCCGATGCGACTGTCGCTGATGCGGCGGCGGCAGTGGAGGCTGCTGCGGGCGCGACAGAATGCTGGCGCGAGACGCCGCCGCGAAAACGTTCCGAGATCCTGCGCCGCTGCTTCGAACTTATGGTGGAACGCTCCGAAACGCTTGCCAGTCTCATTTCGCTCGAGAACGGGAAGGCCTTGCGCGACGCGCGCGGCGAGGTTGCCTATGCGGCGGAATTTTTCCGGTGGTACGCGGAGGAGGCGGTGCGCATCTCCGGCGAATTCGGCGTTGCCCCGTCCGGTGCGAACCGCATCGTCGTCGATTACCAGCCCATCGGCATCTGCGTTCTCGTCACGCCGTGGAACTTCCCGGCTGCAATGGCGACCCGCAAGATCGCGCCCGCCCTTGCCGCAGGCTGCACCGTCATCCTCAAGCCGGCGAGTGAGACGCCGCTGACGGCCTATGCGCTTGCGTCCCTTTACCAGGAGGCTGGCGTGCCGCCGGGCGTTGTCAACGTGCTGACGACATCGACGCCCGGCCCCGTCACCGCCGCCATGCTGGCCGATCCGCGCGTGCGGAAACTCTCCTTCACAGGGTCGACGGGCGTCGGCCGCACGCTTTTGGCGGAAGCGGCGAAGAATGTCATCTCCTGCTCGATGGAACTCGGTGGCAACGCGCCGTTCGTCGTTTTCGACGATGCGGATCTCGACGCGGCAATCGAGGGCCTGTTGGTCGCAAAGATGCGAAATGCGGGCGAGGCATGCACGGCCGCAAATCGCATTTATGTCCAGTCCGGTGTCTACGATGTCTTCGCGGAAAGGTTTACGCAACGCATGGCCGCCCTGCGGATGGGCCCAGGTGTGGATCTGGACACGGAATGCGGTCCGATGATCACGCGCAAGGCGGTGGAGAAGATCGACCGGCTCGTTGCAGACGCCATATCGAAGGGCGCGCGCGCCCTTTGCGGCGGACAGGCACCGGCCGGACGAGGCTTCTTCTATCCGCCGACGGTGCTTGTGGATATTTCACCGGCTTCCGACATGCGTCACGAGGAGATTTTCGGTCCCGTGGCGCCGCTTTACCGTTTCGAGAGCGAGGCAGAGGTCGTCGCAGTTGCCAACGATACCGAATACGGCCTTGCAGCTTATATCTACACCCGCGACATCGGCCGTGGCATGCGCGTCGCCTCGAAGGTGGAGGCAGGCATGATCGCCCTCAATCGTGGACTGGTCTCCGATCCCGCCGCCCCCTTTGGCGGAGTGAAGCAGAGCGGCCTTGGACGGGAAGGAGGGCAGCGTCATGGTATCGCCGAGTTCATGGAAGCCAAGTACATTGCGACTAGCTTCTGA
- a CDS encoding phosphoenolpyruvate hydrolase family protein, whose amino-acid sequence MPAIPRKTILEKFHGMISAGVPIVGGGAGTGISAKAEEAGGIDLIIIYNSGRYRMAGRGSAAGLLAYGNANEIVKEMALEVLPVVKNTPVLAGVNGTDPFVLMPRFLADLKEMGFSGVQNFPTIGLFDGRMRQSFEETGMGYGLEVEMIATAHALDLLTTPYVFNEREAIDMTVAGADIVVAHMGVTTGGTIGATSGKSLDDCVDEITAIAKAARSVRDDVIVLCHGGAISMPEDARYILERCPGCHGFYGASSMERLPAEAAIRKQTEDFKALAIGAVV is encoded by the coding sequence ATGCCAGCCATACCCCGCAAGACCATCCTCGAAAAATTCCACGGCATGATTTCAGCCGGCGTGCCAATCGTCGGTGGCGGCGCCGGCACGGGCATCTCCGCCAAGGCCGAGGAGGCGGGCGGCATCGACCTCATCATCATCTACAATTCGGGGCGCTATCGCATGGCCGGCCGCGGCTCGGCGGCCGGCCTGCTCGCCTATGGCAATGCCAACGAGATCGTGAAGGAGATGGCGCTCGAGGTGCTACCCGTCGTGAAAAACACGCCGGTGCTTGCCGGCGTCAACGGCACGGACCCCTTCGTGCTGATGCCGCGTTTTCTCGCCGACCTGAAGGAAATGGGCTTTTCCGGTGTGCAGAACTTCCCCACGATCGGCCTCTTCGACGGCCGGATGCGGCAGAGTTTCGAGGAGACGGGAATGGGCTATGGTCTGGAGGTCGAGATGATCGCCACTGCCCACGCGCTCGACCTATTGACGACGCCCTATGTCTTCAATGAGCGCGAGGCGATCGACATGACGGTTGCCGGCGCCGACATCGTCGTGGCGCATATGGGTGTGACGACCGGCGGCACAATCGGCGCCACTTCCGGCAAGTCGCTCGATGACTGCGTCGACGAGATCACGGCGATCGCCAAGGCGGCGCGCTCCGTGCGCGACGACGTCATCGTGCTTTGCCACGGCGGTGCGATCTCCATGCCGGAGGATGCGCGCTACATCCTGGAGCGTTGCCCTGGCTGCCACGGCTTTTACGGCGCAAGCTCGATGGAGCGCCTGCCGGCAGAGGCGGCCATCCGCAAGCAGACCGAAGATTTCAAGGCACTCGCCATCGGCGCGGTCGTCTGA
- a CDS encoding alpha/beta hydrolase: MAADPFRIRDQVAGFDDIVDDIRTRSIATRRTVAMEANIAYGREPDETLDIFLPNGTGSGLPIHMFIHGGYWRMFSKDDYSCVAETVTRAGAVAAIVNYSLMPMARMEVLIDQVLKAKTFLLAHADRFGATPSRFSVSGHSAGAHLATFLFNRSVAPSRVVAAFLLGGLYDLAPLQTSFLRDEIALSDEEVKRFSPMRNVHDPATRVDIMTGELETSPFKNQANAFRDALAGQGLEVRDSRVADGDHMTTIRDLAVAGTPVAAALHALIANDAS; this comes from the coding sequence GTGGCCGCCGATCCGTTCCGCATTCGTGACCAAGTCGCAGGTTTCGACGATATTGTCGACGATATCCGTACCCGCAGCATCGCCACTCGCCGCACCGTGGCCATGGAGGCCAACATCGCCTATGGTCGTGAGCCGGACGAGACACTCGACATCTTCCTGCCAAATGGCACCGGCTCGGGCCTGCCGATCCACATGTTCATCCATGGCGGCTATTGGCGGATGTTCTCCAAGGACGACTATTCCTGCGTCGCTGAGACCGTGACACGCGCTGGCGCGGTCGCCGCCATCGTCAATTATTCGTTGATGCCCATGGCGAGGATGGAGGTCCTGATCGATCAGGTCCTGAAAGCCAAGACCTTCCTGCTGGCGCATGCCGATCGCTTTGGTGCCACGCCCAGCAGGTTCTCCGTCAGCGGCCACTCCGCTGGCGCACATCTTGCGACCTTTCTCTTCAATCGATCGGTCGCGCCCTCGAGGGTGGTTGCTGCTTTCCTGCTTGGCGGACTATACGATCTCGCACCCTTGCAGACGTCTTTTCTGCGTGACGAGATCGCCTTGAGCGACGAGGAAGTGAAAAGGTTTTCGCCGATGCGCAACGTGCACGATCCTGCAACGCGCGTGGACATCATGACGGGCGAACTGGAAACCAGCCCTTTCAAGAATCAGGCAAATGCCTTCAGGGACGCGCTTGCCGGCCAAGGGCTTGAAGTGCGCGACTCGCGCGTTGCAGACGGGGATCACATGACCACGATACGCGATCTCGCCGTCGCTGGCACGCCCGTAGCGGCAGCCTTGCACGCCCTTATTGCCAATGATGCCAGTTAG
- a CDS encoding TetR/AcrR family transcriptional regulator, whose amino-acid sequence MHVSRQQNETAKTVERGPRARTRKLMLETATRLMQSGITPSVSEVAEAAEVSRATAYRYFPSQAALVHAVVDEALGPILDWSSDSPDARIRVADLLATAMPRIDEFEATFKAALKLSLDQWAQRQAGTLGNEPLFTRGHRVDLLESVTKPLQGTVSPEARARLAQALSLVFGVEVLIVLKDIWGLTSESAQSVAAWAAKALVEAAVREAGSEA is encoded by the coding sequence ATGCATGTCTCACGTCAACAGAATGAAACCGCCAAAACCGTCGAGCGTGGCCCGCGGGCCCGCACGCGGAAACTGATGCTCGAAACGGCAACGCGGCTCATGCAATCCGGCATCACTCCGTCGGTAAGCGAAGTCGCCGAGGCTGCCGAAGTGTCGCGCGCAACCGCCTACCGCTATTTTCCAAGCCAGGCCGCGCTCGTGCACGCCGTGGTGGACGAGGCTCTGGGGCCGATACTCGACTGGTCGTCCGACAGTCCCGATGCACGCATCCGCGTTGCCGACCTGCTGGCGACCGCGATGCCGCGCATTGACGAGTTCGAGGCCACCTTCAAGGCGGCACTGAAGCTTTCGCTGGACCAGTGGGCGCAGCGCCAGGCCGGCACGCTCGGCAACGAGCCACTGTTCACGCGCGGCCACCGCGTCGATCTCCTGGAGAGCGTGACGAAGCCGCTTCAGGGCACCGTGTCGCCCGAGGCCCGCGCACGCCTTGCACAGGCGCTCTCCCTTGTCTTCGGGGTCGAGGTGCTGATCGTGCTAAAGGATATCTGGGGACTGACCTCGGAAAGCGCACAGTCGGTTGCCGCATGGGCGGCCAAGGCGCTCGTTGAGGCTGCGGTACGGGAGGCGGGGAGCGAGGCATGA